One genomic window of Medicago truncatula cultivar Jemalong A17 chromosome 1, MtrunA17r5.0-ANR, whole genome shotgun sequence includes the following:
- the LOC25481960 gene encoding F-box/FBD/LRR-repeat protein At1g13570, which translates to MTDIQRWIIHLTRRPIKEFVLHIWLDERYKIPWCLFSCQSLHHLELKCCWLKPPTTFEGFKNLKSLELSHVTMTQDSFENMISNSPFLEKLMLFNLDGFSQINIHGPNLKVAHISGEFEDISFENTFRLVELTMYLDYGCNLVKLRGCSSNLLRFFVHLPHIQSLEIHHYFLEYLAAGVVPIKLPTPCINLRHLSLCIDFDDLKKILAALCLLKSSPNLRKLEIIAPEELTGLLTSTSYCWENIFSEPTMPIEVRHVRMHGISGFKSELDFIRFLLLYSPVLEKMIVEPDLNAKPELLTELVRFKRASRQAEVIYNVENSS; encoded by the exons ATGACAGATATTCAAAGGTGGATTATTCACCTAACCCGAAGGCCTATTAAAGAGTTTGTGCTGCACATTTGGTTAGACGAACGCTATAAGATCCCTTGGTGCTTATTCTCTTGTCAAAGTTTACATCATTTAGAATTAAAATGCTGTTGGCTTAAACCTCCAACAACGTTTGAAGGCTTCAAGAACTTGAAAAGTCTTGAATTGAGTCACGTTACAATGACTCAAGATTCTTTTGAAAACATGATCTCCAACAGCCCTTTTCTTGAAAAATTGATGTTGTTTAACCTTGATGGTTTCAGCCAAATTAATATCCACGGACCAAATCTGAAGGTTGCTCATATCAGTGGTGAATTTGAGGATATTAGCTTTGAAAACACTTTCCGATTAGTTGAGTTAACGATGTATTTAGACTATGGATGCAATCTAGTTAAATTGCGTGGATGCTCTAGCAATTTGCTTCGATTTTTCGTTCATCTACCTCACATACAAAGCCTAGAGATTCATCACTATTTTTTAGAG TATTTGGCTGCAGGTGTTGTGCCAATAAAGCTTCCCACACCTTGTATCAATCTCAGACATCTTTCCTTATGCATAGACTTCGATGACTTGAAGAAAATTTTGGCTGCTCTTTGCTTGCTCAAAAGCTCACCTAATCTTCGAAAATTGGAAATAATT GCACCAGAAGAGTTGACTGGTCTTTTAACATCCACCTCCTATTGTTGGGAAAATATATTTTCGGAGCCAACAATGCCCATTGAAGTGCGACATGTGAGGATGCATGGCATCTCTGGCTTTAAATCTGAATTAGATTTTATCAGATTTCTGCTTTTATATTCTCCTGTACTAGAAAAGATGATTGTGGAGCCTGATCTAAACGCGAAACCGGAGTTATTGACAGAACTGGTTCGATTCAAAAGGGCGTCGAGACAAGCTGAAGTTATTTACAATGTGGAAAACTCTTCATAG